Part of the Chondrinema litorale genome, CAAACCGAAAGCGATATACAAAAAGGGGTAAATGCTACATATCAGTCATTAGCCTACTACGATGGTACATTTTTTAGATTTGCACCTATTGCGCTTGATCTACGTGGCGACGATACAGAAAGCCCAAGCCCTTGGGATGTATTAGCCAACACGGGTCAATTTAAACTTGCAAATACGACAATTATGCAGCAATGGCTTTGGATTGCTTTTTATGGCGTAACATTTAGAGCAAACCAAGTACTTGCACATATTGATGATGTAACCTTCGAAGATGAAAGTTATAAGAACAGATTAAGAGGAGAAGCACAGTTTTTAAGAGGTTTGTCTTATTTCTATTTAGTAACCTTCTTCAATAATATTCCATTAATAGAAGGTGATTTTGAAACTACAGATGACTATTACCAAACTCAGGCTGATCCTGATGCGGTTTGGGCATTAATTGTTTCAGACTTCCAAGCTGCTGCTACTAACTTACCAGATTCTTATGGATCTACTGATTTAGGTAGAGCGACAAAAGGTGCTGCTTATGCTTATCTTGGCAAAGCTCATTTGTTTATGCAAAACTGGTCAGAAGCTGCTACTGCATTTACCGAAGTAATGAATTTAGGATATAGTTTGATGGATAACTACGAAGACAATTTTACAGAAGCCTTCGAAAATAATGAAGAGTCGATCTTTGAGCTTCAATTTGACAGAAACGTGGGTGGTGTAGTATTAGGTTGGGTAGGTGCTCCGGGTGCCGACTGGTCGCTTACTACAGCAAGAGCCATTACTTATGCTCCAGCTCCATTTGGTTGGAACGATGTAGCACCAACTCGTTGGATTGTAGATGAGTTTTTAGCAGAAAAAACCATCGAAGGTGAAGATGACCCAAGATTGAAAGCAACTATTTTCTACAACTATCCGGGTGCAACTTTGTACGGGCAAAGCTTCGAAGAAGTCTATGCAACAGACTTGGATAA contains:
- a CDS encoding RagB/SusD family nutrient uptake outer membrane protein, with product MKNIKYIVFLATFSLGIFGCNEDWLELSNPNQQTVTSFWQTESDIQKGVNATYQSLAYYDGTFFRFAPIALDLRGDDTESPSPWDVLANTGQFKLANTTIMQQWLWIAFYGVTFRANQVLAHIDDVTFEDESYKNRLRGEAQFLRGLSYFYLVTFFNNIPLIEGDFETTDDYYQTQADPDAVWALIVSDFQAAATNLPDSYGSTDLGRATKGAAYAYLGKAHLFMQNWSEAATAFTEVMNLGYSLMDNYEDNFTEAFENNEESIFELQFDRNVGGVVLGWVGAPGADWSLTTARAITYAPAPFGWNDVAPTRWIVDEFLAEKTIEGEDDPRLKATIFYNYPGATLYGQSFEEVYATDLDKLGVKKYGNSESGRVDEKDWRSGVNERLMRYSDVLLMYAEAQNELGNTNVAAEYMQMVRDRANLPDREAEFAGLSQEGFREQLAHERALEFALEGHRFDDIRRWGWLSDASKLEELKSHDSEFEGYVAGREYFSIPQSEIDINPELIQNQGY